The region TCAGAAATGCTTTGAAAACCGAGCAGGAACCCAACGGAAATTGTCCAAACTATAGTATAAATTAAAAGGAACACTTGGTGTGATAAACGAGGAGAGTCTTATACCTACAATTGAAAATCGGGGGTTCTATACCGGAGTTCGGTAAACGGTTCAAGCGTCGGGAAGGAGTTTAAAGGTGCGACGATGGATATCCGATGCGCCAAACTCGGAAATCGCCTGTCGATGTTGGGATGTGGGATACCCTTTGTGTTGCGAAAATCCGTAGTTGGGATAGGTGCGATCCAACTCAACCATGCGCCGGTCCCGAGTGATTTTGGCGACAATAGAGGCTGCGGCAATAGAATAACTTTTGCTATCGCCCTTCGGAATTGCTTCACCCTCAATTCCTGCGTCAGGTAAATTCAAGCCGTCAACAAGCAAGTAATCCGGGGATGGGGTCAGTTTTTCAACCGCCTCTCGCATCGCCAAAAGCGTCGCTTGAAGAACATTCAAACGATCAATAAGGCGATGATTAACGGAACCGACACCTATGGATACAGCAACGTCATGGATTTCGTTAAACAGAGAGGCACGTTGCTTCGGAGACAACTGCTTTGAATCTCGCAACCCTTTAATGCCGCAATTGATTGGTAAAATGACTGCTGCGGCAATGACGGGACCTGCCAATGCACCTCGACCCGCCTCGTCAATGCCAGCAATCTGTTTGTAGCCGTTTTGTTGGCATGCGAGTTCAAAAACGTTCATCTCCATCAGGTTATCTTCTACGTTCTTTGACGCGGGCAGCTCTTCCGGTCCGATCGCGTAGGTAATATAACTTCGCGCGACGAACAGCACCGTATCGAATCACCTGAATGCTTTCAATATTAGGAGAATGGAGAGGGAAAGTCCTTTCACTTCCAGCCCCGAATGCCACACGCCGAACCGTAAACGTCTCCTTTAATCCACCATGGGCACGGCGGATCACGGTGCCCTCATACGCCTGAATGCGTTCTTTCTGACCTTCACGGATACGAATATTCACCTTGACTACATCCCCAGGACCAAACTCAGGAATATCACTCTTCACATATTGATTTTCGACAGATTCAATTAAATTCATCTCTAATTCCTCCTTAGATAATATAACCCAAGCCACCTTATTGACATAGCACTCCTACGGAGTGCGGTGGGCCGGAATATACCGTTTTCTATAGACATATCACCCCTACGGGGTGGGGAAATGTCTGAAAAACCCTATTAAAACGTTCAGAATGTGTGAGTAGCAACTTGGGTTAATATAAGTGCTGATTTTTAATTTTTCCTTGCGGGTAAACGATGTAGGTTAGAACTTTAACGCACCTTTCCCAAGAGCCGCCTGCCCCGTTGTTGCAGGCTTAGTTCTCTCATTAATTTTCGTTCCATAATCCTGCTGCTCTGAGAATCGCTATATCCTCTTCGCTCAACTCCAATCTCTGAAGTAGATCCGGGCGGCACGCTGCTGTCCGTTTGAGTGCCTCCGCATACCGCCATTTCTCAATATTCTCGTGATGACCACTCAAAAGCACCTCAGGGACAGTGCTACCCCCGAATTCAGCAGGTCGCGTATAGTGTGGATGGTCGAGTAACTCATGGCTGAACGAATCGACATGTGCTGACTCGTAATCGCCGAGGGCACCGGGAAGGACACGCCCAATCGCATCAATCAAAACGAGCGCAGCAATTTCCCCACCGCTCAACACATAGTCACCAATAGAAATCTCAGTTGTCACCAACCGGTGGCGCACCCGTTCATCAACGCCTTTGTAGCGTCCACACAAAAGAATGAGGTGTGTTTCCAAGGAGAGGGACTCCACAACCGCTTGCGTTAAGGGATTCCCTTGTGGTGTCAAATAGACAACGTTTGCATTCGTTTCTGGATTCAACGTCGCGATCGCTGCGAAAATAGGTTCCGGCTTAAGAATCATTCCCGCGCCACCGCCATAAGGATAATCATCAACCGACTTATGTCTATCGGTTGCCCAATCCCGTAGGTTATAGAGATTGACAGTGAGTTTATCGGCGTCCTGAACACGCTTGAGGATGCCGGTGTTCAACGCTGGCGCGATTATCTCTGGAAACAGGGCAAGAACATCAATTCGCATTATATTGGCTTTCGGCTTTCAGCCATCAGTTAAAGAGAGGTCGATAGTTCTAAGGTCTTTTCTGACTGCTGAGTGCTGAAAGGAAAACCTGACAGGTTTTTCGTCCTGATTGCTATTCTCTAATCTCCGCGTCTGATTTCGGGTTTTCAATCAGTTCGAGAATAACCTTTTTGTTGGCTTGCAACCCCGCGGTATAGAGGACACTTCTTATCGCTTTAAGCGTTCGCCCATATCTACCGATAATCTTCCCCAGATCTTCCTCTGTGACAGTCACCTCAACGATAACGACCGTTTCGCCAGTTACTTCACGAACGACCACCTGGTCGGGATAATCAACGAGAGATTTTACGATGTATTCAATCAAATCTTTGAACATAGTTGACTTTCGGATTTCAGAAGAATGGCTATCGGCTGTCAGTCTTCGGAGACCGTCAGTTAAGAGGTATTCTGGTGAAATTACACCCTCTTGCTGACCACTGACTGCTTATTCTACAGTCTGTATCCCCAGAAGGCGTTGAATCGGGTCCTACTTTTCTTCGGACTCCTGGGTTTCCTCATCGGGTGTTGCTTCGTCGGACGAGGTGTCCGTTTCAGACGTTTCGTCCTGCGTCTCTGTAGGTTCGACTTCCTCCGTTTTTTCGACTTCTTCGACGACTTCACTCCCCGGCATGGGTTTTCCTAATTTTTCGTACTCGAATTTCATCAAAATCCCGTGCATGGTGAGTAATCGCTTTGCGGTATCGGAAGGTTGCGCGCCCCGCCGTAACCACTTTAAGGCTTTCTCTTCATCAATGACAATATCAGCGGGCTCCGTCATAGGATTGTAATGACCGAGGCGTTCCAAAAACACGCCATCCCGTTGGGCACGTGCATCCGCCGCGACAAGTCGATAAAAAGGACGTTTCTTTCTACCGTGTCGTTGTAATCTAATTCTAACTGCCAAAAAATACCTCCTTGGATTGGCTATCAGCCATCAAGTCGGGTTTTCTCATGAAGATTAAGAATTTAATCGGGTAATTTTTACCGATGCCTG is a window of Candidatus Poribacteria bacterium DNA encoding:
- a CDS encoding ribonuclease HII, with the translated sequence MEMNVFELACQQNGYKQIAGIDEAGRGALAGPVIAAAVILPINCGIKGLRDSKQLSPKQRASLFNEIHDVAVSIGVGSVNHRLIDRLNVLQATLLAMREAVEKLTPSPDYLLVDGLNLPDAGIEGEAIPKGDSKSYSIAAASIVAKITRDRRMVELDRTYPNYGFSQHKGYPTSQHRQAISEFGASDIHRRTFKLLPDA
- the rplS gene encoding 50S ribosomal protein L19 produces the protein MNLIESVENQYVKSDIPEFGPGDVVKVNIRIREGQKERIQAYEGTVIRRAHGGLKETFTVRRVAFGAGSERTFPLHSPNIESIQVIRYGAVRRAKLYYLRDRTGRAARVKERRR
- the trmD gene encoding tRNA (guanosine(37)-N1)-methyltransferase TrmD; this translates as MRIDVLALFPEIIAPALNTGILKRVQDADKLTVNLYNLRDWATDRHKSVDDYPYGGGAGMILKPEPIFAAIATLNPETNANVVYLTPQGNPLTQAVVESLSLETHLILLCGRYKGVDERVRHRLVTTEISIGDYVLSGGEIAALVLIDAIGRVLPGALGDYESAHVDSFSHELLDHPHYTRPAEFGGSTVPEVLLSGHHENIEKWRYAEALKRTAACRPDLLQRLELSEEDIAILRAAGLWNEN
- a CDS encoding KH domain-containing protein, which codes for MFKDLIEYIVKSLVDYPDQVVVREVTGETVVIVEVTVTEEDLGKIIGRYGRTLKAIRSVLYTAGLQANKKVILELIENPKSDAEIRE
- the rpsP gene encoding 30S ribosomal protein S16 — its product is MAVRIRLQRHGRKKRPFYRLVAADARAQRDGVFLERLGHYNPMTEPADIVIDEEKALKWLRRGAQPSDTAKRLLTMHGILMKFEYEKLGKPMPGSEVVEEVEKTEEVEPTETQDETSETDTSSDEATPDEETQESEEK